The Streptomyces sp. Je 1-332 genome has a window encoding:
- a CDS encoding DUF402 domain-containing protein, translating into MSENSADTLDIVLMKAGRTKIRYPAEVIADDGTVVTVRAPWAADGVRDFGFVRFEPGDVFTEHYWRDRWYAVKEVRTSTGVLKGWYCDVTRPAVRNGATLTVEDLDLDLWCSADGGTILRLDEDEFTQSGLATRDPEAASKALSALDELERLARAGAPLSPPPPSPATEPAAPSDR; encoded by the coding sequence ATGTCCGAGAACTCGGCTGACACGTTGGACATCGTCCTGATGAAGGCGGGCCGCACGAAGATCCGCTACCCGGCGGAGGTCATCGCGGACGACGGCACCGTGGTGACGGTCCGCGCGCCGTGGGCGGCGGACGGGGTGCGGGACTTCGGCTTCGTACGCTTCGAGCCGGGCGACGTCTTCACGGAGCACTACTGGCGAGACCGCTGGTACGCCGTGAAGGAGGTCCGCACGTCCACGGGCGTCCTGAAGGGCTGGTACTGCGACGTGACTCGCCCCGCGGTACGGAACGGGGCCACCCTCACGGTGGAGGACCTGGACCTCGACCTGTGGTGCTCCGCGGACGGCGGAACGATCCTCCGCCTGGACGAGGACGAGTTCACACAAAGCGGCCTGGCCACCCGCGACCCCGAGGCGGCGTCCAAGGCCCTGTCCGCGTTGGACGAACTGGAACGCCTGGCCCGCGCCGGCGCCCCACTGTCACCGCCGCCGCCCTCTCCCGCCACCGAGCCCGCCGCCCCCAGCGACCGCTGA
- a CDS encoding methyltransferase domain-containing protein, protein MTIDWETEAATFDDEADHGLRDVAVREAWAGRLRDWLPVAPGDVLDLGCGTGSLSLLAAERGHRVTAVDLSPNMVERAREKLAGHAAEVLVGDADAPPVDGRRFDVVLARHVLWMLPDLEATLRRWCGLLRPGGRLILVEGVWGTTNPSGIPASRLIEALTPMAARLHSERLSGDELLWGKRVEDERYAVVAVLPEEEAPIRHKEVVDVHLILRRGDEVLLARRANTGYGDGLFNLPSGHVEPGEDVRTAVIREAREEIGLDLAPEDVSAELVLQHRGPGGEARIGWFFEARYGAGGAPFNAEPDKCSELTWHKAATPPDDMVAYCRAALEAWRAGERFALHWQEEGDAVRFERGGADRSVALTRTRGVHDVGAGAVGGSGPA, encoded by the coding sequence ATGACGATCGACTGGGAGACAGAGGCAGCCACCTTCGACGACGAGGCGGACCACGGACTGCGGGACGTGGCGGTGCGGGAGGCGTGGGCGGGGCGCCTGCGGGACTGGCTGCCGGTGGCCCCCGGGGACGTTCTCGACCTGGGCTGCGGCACCGGAAGCCTGTCTTTGCTGGCCGCCGAGCGGGGGCACCGCGTCACGGCGGTGGACCTCTCCCCGAACATGGTGGAGCGGGCCCGCGAGAAGCTGGCGGGGCACGCGGCGGAGGTGCTGGTCGGCGACGCGGACGCGCCCCCGGTCGATGGCCGCCGCTTCGACGTGGTCCTGGCCCGGCACGTGCTGTGGATGCTGCCTGACCTGGAGGCGACGCTGCGGCGCTGGTGCGGGCTGCTGCGGCCGGGCGGCCGCCTGATCCTCGTCGAGGGCGTATGGGGAACGACGAACCCCTCCGGCATCCCCGCGAGCCGTCTGATCGAGGCCCTGACGCCGATGGCCGCCCGTCTGCACTCCGAACGCCTGTCGGGCGACGAGCTGTTGTGGGGCAAGCGAGTGGAGGACGAGCGCTACGCGGTGGTGGCGGTCCTCCCCGAGGAAGAGGCGCCCATCCGTCACAAGGAGGTGGTGGACGTCCACCTCATCCTCCGCCGCGGCGACGAGGTCCTCCTCGCCCGCCGCGCCAACACCGGTTATGGGGATGGCTTGTTCAACCTCCCCTCCGGCCACGTGGAGCCCGGCGAGGACGTCCGCACGGCGGTGATCCGTGAGGCGCGGGAGGAGATCGGCCTCGACCTCGCCCCCGAGGACGTGAGCGCCGAACTGGTCCTCCAGCACCGCGGCCCTGGCGGGGAGGCCCGCATCGGCTGGTTCTTCGAGGCGCGGTACGGCGCGGGCGGCGCCCCCTTCAACGCGGAGCCGGACAAGTGCAGCGAACTCACCTGGCACAAGGCGGCCACACCGCCGGACGACATGGTGGCGTACTGCAGGGCGGCACTTGAGGCCTGGCGGGCGGGGGAGCGGTTCGCCCTGCACTGGCAGGAGGAGGGGGACGCGGTGCGGTTCGAGAGGGGCGGGGCGGACAGGTCGGTGGCCCTCACCCGCACCCGGGGTGTGCACGATGTGGGGGCGGGGGCAGTTGGCGGCAGCGGCCCGGCTTGA
- a CDS encoding GNAT family N-acetyltransferase — MTRGTNDDIRPATAADVPAVQAVTDAAYHPYIERIGVVPVPMEADHAAEVAAGRVYVTGDPVVGVLVLVPHADHLFLDSIAVHPEAAGQGVGRRLLAFVDERARSLGLPEVRLYTNAMMWENRKIYPRYGYEMVERRVDGPYDRYHYRKRL, encoded by the coding sequence ATGACCCGAGGCACGAACGACGACATCCGCCCGGCGACCGCCGCCGACGTCCCCGCCGTGCAGGCGGTGACGGACGCGGCGTACCACCCCTACATCGAGCGCATCGGTGTCGTGCCCGTCCCCATGGAGGCGGACCACGCGGCGGAAGTGGCGGCGGGGCGGGTGTATGTCACCGGTGACCCGGTGGTGGGTGTCCTGGTCCTCGTCCCGCATGCGGACCACCTGTTCCTGGACAGCATCGCGGTCCACCCCGAGGCCGCGGGCCAAGGGGTGGGCCGCCGCCTGCTCGCCTTCGTGGACGAGCGGGCGCGGTCGCTTGGACTGCCGGAGGTCCGGCTCTACACGAACGCGATGATGTGGGAGAACCGGAAGATCTACCCTCGGTACGGCTACGAGATGGTGGAGCGCAGGGTGGACGGCCCGTACGACCGCTACCACTACCGGAAGAGGCTCTAG
- a CDS encoding tripartite tricarboxylate transporter permease: protein MNAFNSLMDGFGTALTPMNLLWAAIGVLLGTAIGVLPGIGPAMAVALLLPVTYGLEPTGAFIMFAGIYYGAMFGGSTTSILLNTPGESAAVVAAMEGNPMAKSGRGAQALAAAAIGHFAGGIIGTILLVALAPKVAELAVDIGAPDYFAIMVLAFIAVTSVLGSSRVRGLASLLIGLTLGLVGLDQMTGQQRLTFGSLQLADGIDVVIVAVGLFAIGEALWVAAHLRRTSGEAIPVGRPWLGKADVKRTWKSWLRGPLIGFPFGAIPAGGAEIPTFLSYVTEKRLSKHKDEWGKGAIEGVAGPESASSASAAGTLVSMLTLGLPTTAVAAVMLAAFQQYGIQPGPLLFEREPDLVWGLIASLFVGMVLLLALNLPLAPVWAKLLRIPRPYLYAGILFFAAVGAYAVGGEALDLVILLIIGLIGFGMRRYGLPVLPAVIGVILGPNAEQQLRRALQISDGSVSGLVDTPFSITVYVIIALIVLWPLLKKLLVRGRRSDVDVKA, encoded by the coding sequence ATGAACGCCTTCAACTCCCTGATGGACGGCTTCGGCACGGCCCTCACCCCCATGAACCTGCTCTGGGCGGCCATCGGCGTGCTCCTGGGCACCGCGATCGGCGTCCTGCCCGGCATCGGCCCCGCGATGGCGGTGGCGCTGCTGCTGCCCGTCACCTACGGCCTGGAGCCGACCGGCGCGTTCATCATGTTCGCGGGCATCTACTACGGAGCGATGTTCGGCGGCTCCACGACCTCCATCCTGCTGAACACGCCGGGCGAGAGCGCGGCGGTGGTGGCCGCCATGGAAGGCAACCCGATGGCCAAGTCCGGCCGGGGCGCACAAGCGCTAGCGGCCGCCGCCATCGGGCACTTCGCGGGCGGCATCATCGGCACGATCCTCCTGGTGGCCCTCGCACCGAAGGTCGCGGAGCTCGCGGTCGACATCGGGGCGCCCGACTACTTCGCCATCATGGTGCTCGCGTTCATCGCCGTGACGTCGGTGCTCGGTTCCTCGCGCGTACGAGGGCTTGCCTCCCTGCTCATCGGCCTCACCCTCGGCCTGGTCGGCCTCGACCAGATGACCGGGCAGCAGCGCCTGACCTTCGGCTCGCTCCAACTCGCCGACGGCATCGACGTGGTGATTGTCGCCGTCGGTCTCTTCGCGATCGGCGAAGCCCTGTGGGTCGCGGCCCACCTGCGGCGCACCAGCGGCGAGGCGATCCCCGTCGGCCGCCCCTGGCTCGGCAAGGCGGACGTCAAGCGCACCTGGAAGTCCTGGCTGCGCGGCCCGCTCATCGGCTTCCCGTTCGGCGCGATCCCCGCGGGCGGCGCCGAGATCCCCACCTTCCTCTCGTACGTCACCGAGAAGCGCCTCTCCAAGCACAAGGACGAGTGGGGCAAGGGCGCGATCGAGGGAGTGGCGGGGCCGGAGTCGGCGTCATCCGCTTCGGCCGCGGGCACCCTCGTCTCCATGCTGACGCTCGGCCTGCCCACGACGGCCGTGGCGGCCGTGATGCTCGCCGCCTTCCAGCAGTACGGCATCCAGCCGGGCCCGCTCCTCTTCGAACGCGAGCCGGACCTGGTCTGGGGCCTGATCGCGTCGCTGTTCGTGGGCATGGTCCTGCTCCTGGCCCTGAACCTGCCGCTCGCCCCGGTCTGGGCGAAGCTCCTCCGCATCCCGAGGCCCTACCTCTACGCGGGCATCCTCTTCTTCGCCGCGGTCGGCGCGTACGCGGTCGGCGGCGAGGCCCTGGACCTGGTGATCCTGCTCATCATCGGCCTGATCGGCTTCGGCATGCGACGCTACGGGCTGCCCGTCCTGCCCGCCGTCATCGGCGTCATCCTCGGCCCGAACGCCGAGCAACAGCTGCGCCGCGCCCTGCAGATCAGCGACGGCAGCGTCAGCGGCCTGGTCGACACGCCCTTCTCGATCACGGTGTACGTGATCATCGCGCTGATCGTGCTCTGGCCTCTCCTGAAGAAACTGCTGGTGCGGGGCAGGAGGAGTGACGTAGACGTAAAGGCATGA
- a CDS encoding tripartite tricarboxylate transporter TctB family protein encodes MTTPTTETPPDEHGRSRRTWLREHSELGVSLMLLALGALVLTDALTMDVEITQRGPIGPKTVPIAVGIGLLVVAVLLAIDVLRGGRGEAEGGEDIDLSEPADWRTVLLLAGVFLGAAVLIEPLGFPVAGALLFWGAAYALGSRHLDRDPLIAAGLSLLTYVVFNNLLGVPLPGGPLMGVL; translated from the coding sequence GTGACGACCCCGACCACCGAGACCCCGCCCGACGAGCACGGCCGCAGCCGACGTACCTGGCTGCGCGAACACTCCGAACTCGGCGTCAGCCTCATGCTGTTGGCCCTCGGCGCCCTCGTCCTCACCGACGCGCTCACCATGGACGTCGAGATCACCCAGCGCGGCCCCATCGGCCCCAAGACGGTCCCGATCGCCGTGGGCATCGGACTGCTCGTCGTCGCCGTGCTCCTCGCGATCGACGTCCTGCGCGGCGGCCGCGGCGAGGCCGAGGGCGGCGAGGACATCGACCTGTCCGAACCCGCCGACTGGCGCACCGTCCTGCTCCTGGCCGGAGTCTTCCTCGGCGCCGCCGTCCTCATCGAACCGCTCGGCTTCCCCGTCGCGGGTGCCCTGCTCTTCTGGGGCGCCGCGTACGCGCTCGGCAGCCGGCACCTGGACCGCGATCCGCTCATCGCGGCGGGGCTCTCCCTCCTCACGTACGTCGTCTTCAACAACCTGCTCGGGGTGCCGCTGCCCGGCGGACCGCTGATGGGAGTGCTGTGA
- a CDS encoding tripartite tricarboxylate transporter substrate binding protein, translating into MRLRTPLALLGAALLVLAGPPLLSTGSDAETGTQIPGLRFMVPNTPGGGYDITARTAAKNAEDAGLTHNIEVFNLPGAGGTVGLSRLVGEHGNGKLAMSMGLGVVGAARSNDSPKTLADTTPIARLTEEPDVVVVAKDSPYKNIKQLITAWKKNPGKLPVGGGSSPGGPDHLAPMLMARAAGIDPKKVNYVPFDGGGELLASILGKKVAFGVSGVGEYLDQIKSGELRLLATTGPKRAKGLEGPTLKESGYDVDFTNWRGIVAPPGLSDAERKKLTGLVRKLHDSPQWKKSLKTNGWDDAFLTGDKFGDFLAEQDKSVVSVLKELGL; encoded by the coding sequence GTGCGTCTGCGCACACCCCTTGCCCTGCTCGGGGCCGCGCTGCTCGTGCTCGCAGGGCCGCCGCTGCTCTCCACGGGCAGCGACGCCGAGACCGGCACCCAGATCCCCGGACTGCGCTTCATGGTCCCCAACACCCCGGGCGGCGGCTACGACATCACCGCCCGCACCGCGGCGAAGAACGCCGAGGACGCCGGACTCACCCACAACATCGAGGTGTTCAACCTGCCCGGCGCCGGCGGCACCGTCGGCCTCAGCCGCCTCGTCGGCGAGCACGGCAACGGCAAGCTCGCGATGTCCATGGGCCTCGGCGTCGTCGGCGCCGCGCGCTCGAACGACTCGCCCAAGACCCTCGCCGACACCACCCCGATCGCCCGCCTCACCGAAGAGCCGGACGTCGTCGTGGTCGCCAAGGACTCCCCGTACAAGAACATCAAGCAGCTGATCACGGCCTGGAAGAAGAACCCGGGCAAGCTGCCGGTCGGCGGCGGCTCCTCCCCGGGCGGCCCCGACCACCTCGCCCCCATGCTGATGGCGCGCGCCGCCGGGATCGACCCGAAGAAGGTCAACTACGTGCCCTTCGACGGAGGCGGCGAACTCCTCGCCTCGATCCTCGGCAAGAAGGTCGCCTTCGGCGTCTCGGGCGTCGGTGAGTACCTGGACCAGATCAAGTCGGGCGAGCTGCGCCTCCTCGCCACCACCGGGCCCAAGCGGGCCAAGGGGCTGGAAGGACCGACCCTCAAGGAGTCCGGCTACGACGTGGACTTCACCAACTGGCGCGGCATCGTCGCCCCGCCCGGCCTCTCCGACGCCGAACGCAAGAAGCTCACCGGCCTGGTCAGGAAGCTGCACGACTCCCCGCAGTGGAAGAAGTCCCTCAAGACCAACGGCTGGGACGACGCCTTCCTCACCGGCGACAAGTTCGGCGACTTCCTGGCCGAACAGGACAAGAGCGTGGTGTCCGTGCTGAAGGAGCTGGGACTGTGA
- a CDS encoding response regulator: protein MTRVLVVDDDFMVAKLHSRYVSAVDGFSVVGVAHSGAEALAAVERLRPDLVLLDIYLPDMDGIAVLRELRAVEERDRDRQPLDALFITAARDAGIVRAALRAGALHYLIKPFNQAALREQLLHVAALRARLDGLDEARQEDVDQLFGPRPPGSRELPKGLAAHTADLVEQTLRGHPAGLSASECAQEGALSRVSARRYLEFFADTGRVEVTLRYGGTGRPERRYRWVR, encoded by the coding sequence ATGACAAGGGTCCTGGTCGTGGACGACGACTTCATGGTCGCCAAACTGCACAGCCGTTATGTGTCCGCGGTGGACGGGTTCTCGGTGGTGGGAGTGGCGCACAGCGGCGCGGAGGCGCTGGCCGCGGTGGAGCGGCTGCGCCCCGATCTGGTCCTGCTCGACATCTATCTGCCCGATATGGACGGCATCGCGGTGCTACGGGAGTTGCGTGCCGTCGAGGAGCGCGACCGGGACCGGCAGCCGCTGGACGCGCTGTTCATCACGGCCGCGCGGGACGCGGGGATCGTGCGTGCGGCGCTGCGGGCCGGGGCTCTGCACTACCTCATAAAGCCGTTCAACCAGGCGGCGCTGCGTGAGCAGTTGCTGCACGTGGCGGCGCTCCGGGCGCGCCTGGACGGTCTGGACGAGGCGCGCCAGGAGGACGTCGACCAGCTTTTCGGCCCCCGCCCGCCCGGCTCCCGCGAGCTCCCCAAGGGCCTGGCGGCCCACACCGCGGACCTGGTCGAGCAGACGCTACGGGGCCACCCGGCAGGTCTCTCCGCCTCGGAGTGCGCACAGGAGGGCGCGCTGTCCCGGGTCAGCGCGCGGCGCTACCTGGAGTTCTTCGCGGACACGGGCCGGGTCGAGGTGACGCTGCGGTACGGCGGGACGGGGCGGCCGGAGCGGCGGTACCGGTGGGTTCGGTGA
- a CDS encoding lytic polysaccharide monooxygenase, translating to MTARRSKVAAIAAVGIAPLALTALSAAPAAAHGSMTDPVSRVSACFQEGPESPKSAACKAAVAASGVQAFYDWNAVNIANAAGKSKEIIPDGKLCSAGNDKYKGLDLPRTDWPSSKMSGGNHTFRYKGTAPHKGSFELYITKDSYDPSKPLKWSDLEEKPFVDVTDPKMENGDYVFDGKVPAKSGRHLIYSVWQRSDSPEAFYTCSDVVFGKDSGGGDSGGAEAAAPAPTASAPSEQDIAAGADKSTVEHHGHGDSDAETGADASEAAPSAGDDTAANQPEVNGGAAKPAAATNENLAETGGDSTTPYIAIGGAAALAIGAAAMFGAARRRTARHGR from the coding sequence ATGACCGCACGCCGAAGCAAGGTCGCCGCGATCGCCGCCGTCGGGATCGCCCCGCTCGCCCTGACCGCCCTTTCGGCCGCCCCTGCCGCCGCGCACGGTTCGATGACGGACCCGGTGAGCCGTGTCTCCGCGTGCTTCCAGGAGGGCCCCGAGTCCCCGAAGTCGGCTGCCTGCAAGGCCGCGGTCGCCGCCAGTGGCGTGCAGGCCTTCTACGACTGGAACGCCGTCAACATCGCCAACGCCGCGGGCAAGTCGAAGGAGATCATCCCCGACGGGAAGCTGTGCAGCGCGGGCAACGACAAGTACAAGGGTCTCGACCTGCCGCGCACCGACTGGCCGTCGAGCAAGATGTCCGGCGGCAACCACACCTTCCGCTACAAGGGCACCGCCCCGCACAAGGGCTCCTTCGAGCTGTACATCACGAAGGACTCGTACGACCCGTCCAAGCCCCTGAAGTGGTCGGACCTGGAGGAGAAGCCGTTCGTCGACGTCACCGACCCGAAGATGGAGAACGGTGACTACGTCTTCGACGGCAAGGTCCCGGCCAAGTCGGGCCGCCACCTGATCTACTCGGTCTGGCAGCGCTCGGACTCCCCCGAGGCCTTCTACACCTGCTCCGACGTCGTCTTCGGCAAGGACAGCGGCGGTGGCGACAGCGGCGGCGCCGAGGCCGCGGCTCCGGCCCCGACCGCCTCCGCGCCCTCCGAGCAGGACATCGCCGCGGGCGCGGACAAGTCCACCGTCGAGCACCACGGCCACGGCGACAGCGACGCCGAGACCGGCGCCGACGCCTCCGAGGCGGCGCCCTCCGCGGGCGACGACACCGCCGCGAACCAGCCCGAGGTGAACGGCGGCGCCGCGAAGCCCGCCGCTGCCACCAACGAGAACCTCGCCGAGACCGGCGGCGACAGCACCACCCCGTACATCGCGATCGGCGGCGCCGCCGCCCTCGCGATCGGCGCCGCGGCCATGTTCGGCGCGGCCCGCCGCCGCACGGCGCGCCACGGCCGCTGA
- a CDS encoding alpha/beta fold hydrolase — MLPWRRTLRAFTAALLMTLLVTGLLTLTPAATTASAAPAAPAATSRGWNDYDCKPSAAHPRPVVLVHGTFGNSVDNWLVLAPYLMRRGYCVYSLDYGQLPGVPFFNGLGPIDKSAEQLDGFVDKVLASTGAAEADLVGHSQGGMMPRYYLKFLGGAEKVNALVGLAPDNHGTTLLGLTKLLPYFPGIEDLLTTKTPSLADQVAGSPFLTKLNEGGDTVPGVRYTVIATKYDEVVTPYRTQFLDGPGVRNVTIQDLCPVDVSEHVAIGILDRVAHHEVANALDPAHATPSTCFS; from the coding sequence ATGCTGCCCTGGAGACGCACGCTCAGAGCGTTCACCGCCGCCCTCCTCATGACACTTCTCGTGACGGGCCTGCTCACCCTCACCCCCGCCGCCACCACGGCGTCCGCCGCCCCCGCCGCTCCCGCTGCCACCTCGCGAGGCTGGAACGACTACGACTGCAAGCCGTCCGCCGCACACCCCCGACCCGTGGTCCTCGTCCACGGAACCTTCGGCAACTCCGTCGACAACTGGCTCGTCCTCGCGCCCTACTTGATGAGGCGCGGCTACTGCGTCTACTCCCTCGACTACGGCCAGCTGCCCGGAGTGCCGTTCTTCAACGGGCTCGGTCCGATCGACAAGTCGGCCGAGCAGCTCGACGGCTTCGTCGACAAGGTGCTCGCCTCGACGGGTGCGGCCGAAGCCGACCTCGTCGGCCATTCGCAGGGCGGCATGATGCCCCGCTACTACCTGAAGTTCCTCGGCGGCGCGGAGAAGGTGAACGCCCTGGTCGGCCTCGCGCCGGACAACCACGGCACCACGCTGCTCGGCCTCACCAAGCTGCTGCCCTACTTCCCGGGCATCGAGGACCTGCTCACCACCAAGACGCCCAGCCTCGCCGACCAGGTGGCCGGATCGCCGTTCCTGACCAAGCTCAACGAAGGCGGCGACACCGTTCCCGGCGTGCGCTACACCGTCATCGCCACCAAGTACGACGAGGTGGTCACCCCGTACCGCACGCAGTTCCTCGACGGCCCCGGCGTACGCAACGTGACCATCCAGGACCTGTGCCCCGTCGACGTGTCGGAGCACGTGGCGATCGGGATCCTCGACCGCGTCGCCCACCACGAGGTCGCGAACGCGCTCGACCCGGCGCACGCGACGCCGAGCACCTGCTTCTCCTGA
- a CDS encoding response regulator transcription factor: protein MTGAARPAAPAVRVLLADDQPLVRAGLRVLMADTPDIEVVGEAGTGTEAVRMARDLRPDVVVMDIRMPGMDGIEATRLITAELGQTRVLVLTTFDDDDYVYGALRAGASGFLVKDMALEDILGAIHVVAAGEGLIAPSVTRRLIAEFAARPDPAPRADRRTVDGITDRECEVLTLVGRGLSNAEIAAELFITVATVKAHVARLFTKLDSRDRVQLVIIAYEVGLVSPPR, encoded by the coding sequence ATGACCGGCGCCGCCCGCCCCGCCGCCCCCGCGGTCCGGGTGCTGCTCGCCGACGACCAGCCCCTCGTCCGCGCGGGCCTGCGCGTCCTGATGGCCGACACCCCGGACATCGAGGTCGTGGGGGAGGCGGGGACGGGCACCGAGGCGGTGCGCATGGCCCGCGACTTACGCCCCGACGTCGTCGTGATGGACATCCGCATGCCCGGCATGGACGGCATCGAGGCGACGCGCCTGATCACTGCCGAGCTGGGGCAGACGCGTGTGCTCGTCCTCACCACCTTCGATGACGACGACTACGTGTACGGCGCGCTCCGCGCGGGCGCGAGCGGATTCCTCGTCAAGGACATGGCGCTGGAGGACATCCTCGGGGCGATCCATGTCGTGGCCGCCGGCGAGGGCCTGATCGCGCCGAGCGTCACCCGGCGCCTGATCGCGGAGTTCGCCGCGCGGCCGGACCCGGCGCCGCGGGCGGACCGGCGGACGGTCGACGGCATCACCGACCGCGAGTGCGAGGTGCTCACGCTGGTCGGCCGCGGCCTGTCCAACGCGGAGATCGCCGCTGAACTCTTCATCACCGTGGCGACGGTGAAGGCGCATGTGGCGCGGCTCTTCACCAAGCTGGACTCCCGGGACCGGGTCCAACTGGTCATCATCGCGTACGAGGTGGGACTGGTGTCGCCCCCGCGGTAG
- a CDS encoding histidine kinase yields the protein MDIDPGEATAGEGRSRRVPGRLWPAVRTGLAWTGAALFPAVTNVTFADGQQGFDLLMVLASVLLLAVIASLLRRRPLPALALLLLGGVTATMEMRTTQVSYLQALVGVCAVGFLAATRARRTSVTAALLAFTAQLGSLFGFPVDPDCHPRPYDSHCVASQWANDRGQTAVFFAVLLIAAWMAGSSARERRTHAEALRAQNTARAITAERLRIARELHDMIAHSIGVIAIQAGVGSRVIDTQPAEARNALRTIEATSRETLAGLRRTLVALRRAEPEPDAADGAADRAAGRTADKAATADSSAPPREPAPGLADIDRLAVAARDAGVRAEIRRVGERGPLPADIDLAAFRILQEALTNVVRHAGTDTCRVTVEQREGELSLAVEDDGRGGLPAGTGFGLVGMRERVVLLHGRFTAGPRPEGGFRVAALLPLPPVEAR from the coding sequence ATGGACATCGACCCAGGTGAGGCCACGGCCGGGGAGGGGCGGAGCCGACGCGTGCCCGGTCGCCTGTGGCCGGCCGTGCGCACGGGCCTCGCCTGGACCGGGGCCGCCCTCTTCCCGGCCGTCACCAACGTCACGTTCGCCGACGGGCAGCAGGGCTTCGACCTCCTGATGGTCCTCGCGTCGGTCCTGCTCCTCGCTGTGATCGCCTCGCTGCTGCGGCGCAGGCCACTGCCCGCCCTGGCCCTGCTGCTCCTGGGCGGGGTCACGGCCACGATGGAGATGCGCACGACGCAAGTCAGCTATCTCCAGGCCCTGGTGGGGGTCTGCGCCGTCGGCTTTCTCGCGGCCACCCGCGCGCGCCGTACGTCGGTCACCGCCGCCCTCCTGGCGTTCACGGCACAGCTGGGCAGCCTCTTCGGCTTCCCGGTCGACCCCGACTGCCACCCCCGCCCGTACGACAGCCACTGCGTGGCGTCCCAGTGGGCCAACGACAGAGGTCAGACCGCCGTGTTCTTCGCCGTCCTCCTCATCGCCGCCTGGATGGCGGGCAGTTCGGCCCGGGAACGCCGTACCCATGCCGAAGCCCTGCGTGCCCAGAACACGGCCCGCGCCATCACCGCCGAACGGCTGCGCATCGCGAGGGAGTTGCACGACATGATCGCGCACAGCATCGGCGTCATAGCCATCCAGGCGGGTGTGGGCAGCCGGGTCATCGACACCCAGCCCGCGGAGGCCCGCAACGCCCTCAGGACCATCGAGGCCACCAGCAGGGAGACCCTCGCGGGGCTGCGCCGGACGCTGGTCGCGTTGCGCAGGGCCGAGCCGGAACCAGACGCCGCCGACGGGGCCGCTGATCGGGCCGCCGGCCGTACCGCTGACAAAGCCGCCACCGCTGACTCGTCCGCGCCGCCCCGTGAACCCGCCCCCGGGCTCGCCGACATCGACCGCCTCGCCGTGGCGGCCCGGGACGCCGGGGTCCGTGCGGAGATCCGCAGGGTGGGGGAGCGCGGGCCGCTGCCGGCCGACATCGACCTGGCCGCGTTCCGCATCCTCCAGGAGGCCCTCACTAATGTCGTACGGCACGCGGGGACGGACACCTGCCGGGTGACCGTCGAGCAGAGGGAGGGCGAACTGTCCCTCGCGGTCGAGGACGACGGCCGCGGTGGTCTGCCCGCCGGCACCGGGTTCGGCCTCGTCGGCATGCGTGAGCGAGTCGTCCTGCTGCACGGCCGGTTCACCGCCGGGCCGCGGCCCGAGGGCGGCTTCCGGGTGGCCGCGCTGCTGCCCCTGCCGCCGGTGGAGGCCCGATGA